Proteins from one Gibbsiella quercinecans genomic window:
- the fadL gene encoding long-chain fatty acid transporter FadL, translating to MSQKNLFTKSALAVAVAMMTSNVYAAGFQLNEFSAVGLGRAYSGEGAMADTAASASRNPATMMMFDRPVFSIGAIFIDPDVDISGRSPSGASLDAKNIAPTAWVPNLHYIHPINDQWAVGGSITSNYGLATEFNSGYAAGAYGGTTDLETLNLNLSAAYRLNQHLSFGLGFDAVYARAKIERYAGDLPQLAVASGQVPAAYAGAVGSLPADTQIAHLKGDKWGYGWNAGILYEVDDNNRYGFTYRSEVKIDFDGDYSSNLPPALNQITQAMGLPYGTGGNTIPGSLTLNLPEMWEVSGYNKVAPKWAVHYSLAYTSWSQFQELKATGSNGQTLFQKHEGFRDAYRIALGTTYYYDDTWTFRTGIAFDDSPVPAENRSISIPDQDRLWLSAGTTYAISKDASVDVGVSYMRGQKVSITEGPYTFQSKGRAWLYGANFNYSF from the coding sequence ATGAGCCAGAAAAACCTGTTCACTAAATCAGCACTCGCAGTTGCAGTGGCGATGATGACTTCAAACGTATATGCCGCTGGGTTCCAGCTGAACGAGTTTTCCGCCGTTGGTTTGGGGCGCGCGTATTCTGGCGAAGGCGCAATGGCGGATACCGCCGCCTCGGCCAGCCGTAACCCGGCCACCATGATGATGTTCGATCGCCCGGTGTTCTCCATCGGCGCGATATTCATCGATCCGGACGTGGATATCTCCGGGCGTTCACCTTCAGGCGCCAGCCTGGATGCAAAAAATATCGCTCCCACCGCCTGGGTACCAAACCTGCATTACATTCACCCGATCAACGATCAATGGGCGGTGGGCGGTTCGATCACCAGCAACTACGGCCTGGCCACCGAGTTTAACAGCGGCTATGCCGCCGGCGCCTACGGCGGCACGACCGATCTGGAAACCCTGAACCTGAACCTGAGCGCCGCCTACCGCCTGAACCAACACCTTAGTTTTGGCCTGGGCTTTGATGCGGTGTATGCCCGCGCCAAAATCGAGCGCTACGCCGGCGATCTGCCTCAGTTGGCGGTGGCCTCCGGCCAGGTGCCGGCGGCCTACGCCGGCGCAGTGGGCAGCCTGCCGGCAGATACCCAGATCGCCCATTTGAAAGGCGATAAATGGGGCTACGGCTGGAACGCCGGCATTCTGTACGAAGTGGACGATAACAACCGCTACGGCTTCACCTACCGTTCGGAAGTGAAAATTGACTTCGACGGCGATTACAGCAGCAACCTGCCGCCGGCGCTGAACCAGATCACCCAGGCCATGGGGCTGCCGTACGGTACCGGCGGTAACACGATCCCCGGCTCGCTGACGCTGAATTTGCCGGAAATGTGGGAAGTGTCGGGTTATAACAAAGTGGCGCCCAAATGGGCGGTGCACTATAGCCTGGCCTACACCAGTTGGAGCCAGTTCCAGGAGTTGAAGGCCACCGGCAGTAACGGCCAGACGCTGTTCCAGAAACATGAAGGCTTCCGCGATGCCTACCGCATTGCTCTCGGCACCACCTACTACTACGACGATACCTGGACCTTCCGTACCGGTATCGCCTTCGATGACAGCCCGGTGCCGGCAGAAAACCGTTCCATTTCCATCCCGGATCAGGATCGCCTCTGGCTGAGCGCAGGCACCACCTATGCCATCAGTAAGGATGCCTCGGTAGACGTGGGCGTATCCTATATGCGCGGCCAGAAAGTCTCCATCACGGAAGGCCCCTATACCTTCCAGTCCAAAGGCCGGGCCTGGCTGTACGGCGCCAACTTCAACTACAGTTTCTGA
- the fadJ gene encoding fatty acid oxidation complex subunit alpha FadJ, which translates to MRTENALHEQRAKPSAFQFTLRPDNIGVITIDVPDEKVNTLKAEFAEQINAVLLKAQQIAALEGLVIISGKPDSFIAGADISMIAACASREAAQTLAKKGQCTLAQIAAFPVPVVAAIHGACLGGGLELALACHSRVCSLDDKTVLGLPEVQLGLLPGSGGTQRLPRLVGASRALDMMLTGKHLRARQALRSGLVDDAVPQAILLQTAVAQVRQGWRAQRQLPWRERLLNGPLGRSLLFSIVRRKTREKTRGNYPAAERIIQVVRTGLDSGSRSGYEAEALAFGELAMSPQSAALRSLFFAATALKKARGSEAQPHPLRRVGILGGGLMGGGIACVTATRGELPVRIKDVDTQGINRALQYTWNLLGKRVRSKRLRPAQRQKQMMLISGATNWCGFEQVDIVIEAVFEELALKQQMVAEVEQHAAPHTVFASNTSSLPIAQIAANAARPQQVIGLHYFSPVEKMPLVEVIPHAGTSDETIATAVALAHKQGKTAIVVADRAGFYVNRILAPYINEAARCLLDGEPIESLDRALVDFGFPVGPITLLDEVGIDVGTKIIPVLEAELGPRFAAPAAFDALHKDGRKGRKNGRGFYLYPTGKVRWRWRKRVDERVYTLLGITPKAHIPHALIAQRCVMMMLNEAVRCLDEGVVRSARDGDIGAVFGIGFPPFLGGPFRYIDRLGAAEVVKILAHLQQQYGEHFAPCERLQQMAQQGARFYP; encoded by the coding sequence ATGCGCACGGAAAACGCACTGCACGAACAGCGCGCCAAACCTTCGGCGTTCCAATTCACGCTGCGGCCGGACAACATTGGCGTGATCACCATTGATGTGCCGGATGAGAAGGTGAATACCCTCAAGGCAGAGTTTGCCGAGCAGATAAATGCCGTGTTGCTGAAGGCGCAGCAGATTGCCGCGCTAGAAGGGCTGGTGATTATCTCCGGCAAGCCGGATTCGTTTATCGCCGGCGCGGATATCAGCATGATTGCCGCCTGCGCCAGCCGCGAGGCGGCACAAACGCTGGCGAAAAAAGGCCAGTGCACCCTGGCGCAAATCGCGGCGTTCCCGGTGCCGGTGGTGGCGGCTATCCACGGCGCCTGTCTGGGCGGCGGGTTGGAACTGGCGCTCGCCTGCCATAGCCGCGTTTGTTCGCTGGACGATAAAACCGTGCTGGGGTTGCCGGAAGTGCAACTGGGGTTGCTGCCCGGTTCTGGCGGCACTCAACGGTTGCCGCGTTTGGTGGGCGCCAGTCGGGCGCTGGATATGATGCTGACCGGCAAACACCTGCGTGCCCGCCAGGCGTTGCGCAGCGGGCTGGTGGACGATGCCGTGCCGCAAGCGATCCTGCTGCAGACGGCGGTGGCACAGGTTAGACAAGGCTGGCGCGCGCAGCGGCAGCTGCCATGGCGCGAGCGGTTGTTGAACGGGCCGCTGGGCCGCAGCCTGTTGTTCAGCATCGTGCGGCGCAAAACGCGGGAAAAAACGCGCGGCAACTACCCGGCGGCGGAACGTATCATCCAGGTGGTCAGAACCGGGCTCGATAGTGGCAGCCGCAGCGGTTACGAAGCGGAAGCCCTGGCGTTTGGCGAGCTGGCGATGTCGCCGCAGTCGGCGGCGTTGCGTAGCCTGTTCTTTGCCGCGACGGCGCTGAAGAAGGCGCGCGGCAGCGAAGCGCAACCGCATCCGCTGCGCCGTGTCGGCATCCTCGGCGGCGGCCTGATGGGCGGCGGCATTGCCTGCGTTACCGCCACCCGCGGCGAACTGCCGGTGCGCATTAAAGACGTTGATACGCAGGGGATCAATCGCGCTTTGCAATATACCTGGAACCTGCTGGGTAAACGGGTGCGCAGTAAACGCCTGCGCCCGGCGCAGCGGCAAAAACAGATGATGCTGATTTCCGGCGCAACCAACTGGTGCGGCTTTGAACAGGTGGATATCGTTATTGAAGCCGTGTTTGAGGAACTGGCGCTCAAGCAGCAGATGGTGGCCGAAGTTGAACAGCACGCGGCGCCGCACACGGTCTTCGCGTCTAATACGTCATCGCTGCCAATTGCCCAGATCGCCGCCAACGCGGCGCGGCCACAGCAGGTGATCGGCCTGCATTACTTCAGCCCGGTGGAAAAAATGCCGCTGGTGGAAGTGATCCCCCATGCCGGCACCAGCGATGAAACGATCGCCACCGCGGTGGCGCTGGCGCACAAACAGGGGAAAACCGCGATCGTGGTGGCCGATCGCGCCGGTTTCTACGTCAACCGTATTTTGGCGCCCTATATCAATGAAGCGGCGCGTTGCCTGCTGGATGGGGAGCCGATCGAATCGCTGGATCGGGCGCTGGTGGATTTTGGTTTCCCGGTTGGCCCGATAACGCTGCTGGACGAAGTGGGCATTGACGTGGGCACCAAGATTATCCCGGTGCTGGAAGCTGAACTTGGGCCGCGCTTTGCCGCGCCGGCGGCATTTGATGCGCTGCATAAAGACGGGCGCAAAGGGCGCAAGAACGGCCGCGGTTTTTATCTTTACCCCACGGGGAAAGTGCGCTGGCGTTGGCGCAAGCGGGTTGACGAGCGCGTTTATACTCTTCTGGGCATCACGCCGAAGGCGCATATCCCCCATGCGTTGATCGCCCAGCGCTGCGTAATGATGATGCTCAATGAGGCGGTTCGCTGCCTGGATGAAGGCGTGGTGCGCAGTGCGCGCGACGGGGATATCGGCGCGGTGTTCGGCATTGGTTTCCCGCCGTTCCTCGGCGGCCCGTTTCGTTACATCGATCGCTTGGGGGCGGCGGAGGTGGTGAAAATCCTGGCCCATCTACAGCAACAGTACGGCGAGCATTTCGCGCCCTGCGAACGCTTGCAGCAGATGGCGCAGCAGGGCGCGCGTTTCTACCCGTGA
- the fadI gene encoding acetyl-CoA C-acyltransferase FadI, translated as MSKALPLLTRQGDRIAIVNGLRTPFAKQATAYHGIPAMDLGKMAVSELLARSGIDPQLIEQLVFGQVVQMPEAPNIAREIVLGTGMSVHTDAYSVSRACATSFQAIANVAESIIAGNIGIGIAGGADSSSVLPIGVSKALARTLVDASKARTLAGRLKLFSKLKLRDLLPVPPAVAEYSTGLRMGDTAEQMAKTYAIGREEQDALAHRSHTLAAQAWAQGLLLDEVMTAYVPPYNTALAEDNNIRKDSSLAAYARLKPAFDRTHGSVTAANSTPLTDGAAAVLMMSEARARELGLAPLGYLRSYAFTAIDVRQDMLLGPSYATPLALARAGITLADLALIDMHEAFAAQTLANLKMFASPTFAREKLGLAQAIGEVDMDKFNVLGGSIAYGHPFAATGARMVTQTLHELKRRGGGLGLATACAAGGLGAAMVVEAA; from the coding sequence ATGAGTAAGGCTTTGCCGCTGCTGACCCGCCAGGGGGACCGCATTGCGATTGTAAACGGCCTTCGTACGCCCTTTGCCAAACAGGCGACGGCCTATCACGGCATTCCAGCGATGGATCTGGGCAAGATGGCCGTGAGTGAACTGCTGGCGCGCAGCGGGATTGATCCGCAGCTTATTGAACAACTGGTGTTTGGCCAGGTGGTGCAAATGCCGGAGGCGCCCAACATAGCGCGTGAAATCGTGCTCGGCACCGGGATGAGCGTGCATACCGATGCCTACAGCGTTTCACGCGCCTGCGCCACCAGCTTCCAGGCGATTGCCAACGTGGCCGAAAGCATCATCGCCGGTAATATCGGCATTGGCATCGCCGGCGGTGCGGACTCGTCCTCGGTGTTGCCTATCGGCGTCAGTAAAGCGTTGGCGCGCACGCTGGTGGATGCCAGCAAGGCGCGAACGTTGGCGGGACGCCTGAAATTATTTAGCAAACTGAAACTGCGCGATCTGCTGCCGGTGCCGCCCGCGGTGGCGGAATACTCCACCGGTTTGCGCATGGGCGATACCGCGGAGCAAATGGCCAAAACCTATGCGATCGGCCGCGAAGAGCAAGACGCGTTGGCGCACCGTTCCCATACGCTTGCCGCCCAGGCCTGGGCGCAGGGGCTGCTGCTTGATGAAGTGATGACCGCCTATGTGCCGCCTTACAACACCGCGCTTGCCGAAGACAACAACATCCGCAAAGACTCCAGCCTTGCGGCCTACGCCAGGCTAAAACCAGCGTTCGATCGTACGCATGGCAGCGTGACCGCGGCCAACAGCACGCCGTTGACCGATGGCGCGGCGGCCGTGCTGATGATGAGCGAGGCGCGCGCCAGGGAACTGGGGCTGGCGCCGCTGGGTTATCTGCGCAGCTATGCATTCACGGCGATCGACGTCCGGCAGGATATGCTGCTGGGCCCGTCCTATGCCACGCCGCTGGCGTTGGCGCGTGCCGGTATCACGCTGGCAGATCTGGCTCTGATTGATATGCATGAAGCCTTTGCCGCCCAGACGCTGGCCAACCTGAAAATGTTCGCCAGCCCCACGTTTGCCCGTGAGAAACTGGGCCTGGCGCAGGCGATAGGCGAGGTGGATATGGATAAATTCAACGTGCTGGGTGGTTCTATCGCCTATGGTCATCCGTTCGCCGCCACCGGGGCGCGCATGGTGACGCAAACGCTGCATGAGCTGAAACGCCGTGGCGGCGGGCTGGGGCTGGCAACGGCCTGCGCCGCGGGCGGGCTTGGGGCGGCAATGGTGGTGGAGGCGGCATGA
- the sixA gene encoding phosphohistidine phosphatase SixA: MQVLIMRHGAAELDAASDSVRPLTTGGRDDSRQMAAWLSTKPVDIERVLVSPYLRAQQTLEAVREALPLPEGAEVLPELTPGGDAGLVSCYLQALAKEGVGAVLVISHLPLVGYLVAELCPGESAPMFATSAIADVELAADGSAGSFEWQVAPSQLTVKA; this comes from the coding sequence ATGCAAGTTTTGATCATGCGTCACGGAGCGGCAGAACTCGATGCCGCCAGCGATTCGGTAAGGCCTTTAACTACCGGCGGTCGTGATGATTCACGCCAAATGGCGGCCTGGTTAAGCACCAAGCCGGTGGATATTGAACGGGTGCTGGTCAGCCCTTATCTGCGGGCACAGCAAACCCTGGAAGCGGTGCGTGAAGCGTTGCCACTGCCCGAAGGCGCTGAAGTGCTGCCGGAACTGACTCCCGGCGGCGACGCGGGCCTGGTGAGCTGCTATCTGCAGGCTCTGGCAAAAGAAGGGGTAGGGGCCGTGTTGGTTATCTCTCACTTGCCGCTGGTGGGTTACCTGGTGGCGGAACTGTGCCCGGGTGAATCCGCTCCTATGTTCGCCACTTCGGCCATTGCGGATGTTGAACTGGCCGCCGACGGCAGCGCCGGAAGCTTTGAATGGCAGGTTGCGCCGTCGCAATTGACGGTAAAAGCCTAG
- the mlaA gene encoding phospholipid-binding lipoprotein MlaA, with translation MNFRLTGLVFASVLLVGCASTPNDTQGRSDPLEGFNRTMFNFNYNVLDPYVLRPVAVAWRDYVPMPARNGLSNFTSNLEEPASMVNAFLKGDPYRGMIHFNRFFLNTILGMGGLIDVAGMANPKLAREEPNRFGSTLGHYGVGYGPYVMLPGYGSFTLREDAGDYADTVYPVLSYLTFWMSAGKWVVEGIESRAQLLDSDGLLRNSSDPYLMVREAYFQRHDFIANGGVLKPEENPNAKAIQGDLDDIDSAN, from the coding sequence ATGAATTTTCGCCTGACAGGGCTGGTTTTTGCCTCAGTGTTGCTTGTGGGGTGCGCCAGCACTCCCAATGATACACAAGGGCGTTCTGATCCTCTGGAAGGGTTCAACCGCACGATGTTTAATTTCAACTACAACGTGCTGGATCCTTATGTTCTGCGGCCGGTTGCGGTGGCGTGGCGCGATTATGTGCCGATGCCGGCGCGCAATGGTTTAAGCAATTTCACCTCTAACCTGGAAGAACCGGCCAGTATGGTCAACGCCTTCCTTAAAGGCGATCCGTATCGCGGGATGATCCACTTCAACCGTTTCTTCCTGAACACCATTCTGGGGATGGGTGGCCTGATTGACGTGGCCGGCATGGCGAACCCAAAACTGGCGCGGGAAGAGCCCAACCGTTTCGGCAGTACGCTTGGCCACTACGGCGTGGGTTACGGCCCCTACGTGATGTTGCCGGGCTACGGCAGCTTTACCCTGCGTGAAGACGCCGGCGACTATGCCGATACCGTCTATCCGGTGTTGAGCTATCTGACCTTCTGGATGTCGGCGGGTAAATGGGTGGTCGAAGGTATCGAAAGCCGCGCTCAGTTGCTGGATTCCGATGGGCTGCTGCGCAATTCGTCCGATCCTTACCTGATGGTGCGCGAAGCCTACTTCCAACGTCATGACTTTATTGCCAACGGCGGCGTGCTGAAGCCGGAAGAAAACCCGAACGCCAAGGCGATTCAGGGCGATCTGGACGATATCGATTCAGCCAACTAA
- a CDS encoding YfcZ/YiiS family protein — MNKCSAQETAACCCVDVGTIMDNTDCTASYSRVFANQQEAETTLAALSEKARAVESEPCAINSSVKPVDGGVQLDVDFTFACQAETLIFQLGLR; from the coding sequence ATTAACAAATGCAGTGCACAGGAAACCGCAGCATGCTGCTGTGTGGATGTCGGCACCATAATGGACAACACCGATTGCACCGCTTCCTACAGCCGCGTGTTCGCCAACCAGCAGGAGGCGGAAACCACCCTGGCGGCGCTGTCTGAAAAAGCGCGCGCCGTGGAATCTGAACCCTGCGCGATTAACAGCAGCGTCAAGCCGGTTGACGGCGGCGTGCAGCTCGACGTCGATTTCACCTTTGCCTGCCAGGCTGAAACCTTGATTTTCCAACTCGGCCTGCGTTAA
- the ccmI gene encoding c-type cytochrome biogenesis protein CcmI translates to MAFWLIMIALLVGAALLLVVPALRQAPRDGAASRDALNKAFYQDRLQELAQDEEQGVVAERPVLIKELQQNLLNDIPNQQAEQAWPINRWALAPGVLLLVVVTVGLYLKTGGLAQVLAWQQVSTELPALRERLTDEHAAPLNMEEIARLGLGLRTALQHDDRNINDWMMLGRIGVALNNATTATQAFAHAYRLDPNNPEVRLGYAEVLTRSNDPEDNRQAAVLLRKRVAEDSSDLRARSLLAFNAFEQGDYPQAIAAWQQMLPLLPAGDRRIDMVKRSIEQAKIQAGGETVKLVVNVALSPQAEKALPQQGVLVISVTDGNNSLPVAVKQLPLSRFPLSFSLDDSNAMMPERLLSAQHQVQVRVRISQEGLATPQPGEWFGESAVQGFNGKGQINVQIDKQLP, encoded by the coding sequence ATGGCTTTTTGGCTGATAATGATCGCGCTGCTGGTGGGCGCCGCGCTGTTGCTGGTGGTGCCGGCGCTGCGGCAGGCACCGCGGGATGGCGCCGCCAGCCGTGACGCACTCAACAAGGCGTTTTATCAGGATCGCCTGCAAGAGCTGGCGCAGGACGAAGAACAGGGCGTGGTCGCCGAGCGCCCGGTGCTGATCAAAGAATTACAGCAAAATCTGCTGAATGACATTCCCAATCAACAGGCGGAGCAGGCGTGGCCGATCAACCGCTGGGCGCTGGCGCCGGGCGTGCTGCTGTTGGTGGTGGTCACGGTGGGGCTGTACCTTAAAACCGGCGGCCTGGCGCAGGTGCTGGCCTGGCAGCAGGTGAGCACCGAGCTGCCGGCCTTGCGTGAACGCCTGACCGATGAGCATGCCGCCCCGTTGAATATGGAAGAGATCGCCCGGCTGGGGTTGGGGCTGCGTACCGCATTGCAGCATGACGATCGCAATATCAACGACTGGATGATGTTGGGGCGGATCGGCGTGGCGCTGAACAATGCGACAACGGCGACCCAGGCGTTTGCTCATGCTTATCGGCTGGATCCGAATAATCCGGAAGTGCGCCTGGGCTATGCGGAAGTCTTGACGCGTTCCAACGATCCAGAGGATAACAGGCAGGCTGCCGTTTTACTGCGCAAACGGGTCGCAGAGGATAGTAGCGATCTGCGAGCGCGCAGCCTGCTGGCGTTTAATGCCTTTGAACAGGGCGACTACCCGCAGGCGATAGCGGCCTGGCAGCAAATGCTGCCGCTGTTGCCGGCCGGCGATCGCCGTATCGACATGGTCAAGCGCAGTATTGAACAAGCAAAAATACAGGCAGGCGGAGAAACTGTTAAACTTGTCGTCAATGTGGCGCTGTCGCCGCAGGCTGAAAAGGCACTGCCGCAGCAAGGCGTGCTGGTTATTTCGGTCACCGATGGTAATAATTCGTTGCCGGTTGCGGTAAAACAGTTACCTTTAAGCCGTTTCCCGCTGTCGTTTTCGTTGGATGACAGTAACGCCATGATGCCGGAGCGGCTGCTTTCCGCCCAGCATCAGGTGCAGGTGCGGGTCCGTATTTCGCAGGAGGGCCTCGCCACCCCGCAGCCTGGGGAGTGGTTTGGCGAAAGCGCCGTGCAGGGCTTTAATGGTAAAGGGCAGATTAACGTTCAGATAGATAAGCAACTTCCCTGA